Genomic window (Magnolia sinica isolate HGM2019 chromosome 10, MsV1, whole genome shotgun sequence):
CATGTAGACAACCACAACTCTATAGCCCAGATGCTCATCTTagcgatccacaccgttcaattgCATAGGACTGACACAGGTAATACCCACCTCAATGATTTTATCCATTATTTCATTATAGTATGCGCCCCAACTTATGATTGGATTGTCCTTATTCATCAACCGTCCAATTTTTATGGTGGAATCACCTTATTGGACAAGTTCAATGACATTTATatagaaaggtgggcccacatgtacgtAAAACGAACTTTTCCAATGAGGATATTTTGTCATTTGGCACAGCTTCCTACAATGTCTCCAACGAGAGAGATGCATCCGCAATAATAGAAAACAGATGAGAAGTGCCTGCAAGTGTCATAAAACAGCAGGGGGATGTGTACAATCATCTCATGTACTTTTGGTTCTGCTCCATCCACTAACGATGCACAGCTGACTCatagatttggacggtttggattgccgTATAGCTACACCGTGTGTATAGCTTAAAGAGTCATCACTCACCACCATTTTTATATGGTTCTTAAACTAATATGGGAATCTACTTCATTTGAACTCCGGTGTGAGATACCCAGGCtctttagggcccaccattttataTACATGAAATCTAATCCACCCATCATGCGATAACCCTTATGTTCACCGCAAATACCAAAGATCAAATGGGttaaaaactcagatgggccacacctagaGTTGGGCACGAGATGACTTGACTCGGCAAATTTGACTCGTCTTACTCATTCGGCTCTAACTCGATCTGAACCGGGTGGGTGAGCCAATCTAAATCAAGTTAacttcatccaatccgaactcaaaccgagttaagCTAGAGTTATCTAATAACTCGAATTGACCCAACCAAAAATCCAAGTCAATACCGAGTCACTCAATCCAAAactcggctctctctctctctctctctctctctctcacatgtgtgtatatatatataaactcatatATGACATTTTATACTTGAGATGCCGCGTATTCGATGAAGAGGTTGCAATTTTAGTAAGTGaatttaggttttgagttgtgatttcatcTCACGGATACCCGCTGCACTTgacctgactcgactcaacttaGTACTTGTGATCGGATAAACTTAGTCTGAATTAGTCCAAGGCTAAACCTGGACTCGGATCTGGTAGGCATGTTAGACTCAGTAATGAGTTAGGTCAAATTCaagtcaagcctatttcaaaactggattaaGCGGTGTCAAGCATAATTGTGTTCGGCACAACTCAACTTACACTAATGCAAACAATGCAAAATTACGCTTACAACTTGACCCACCATGACTTTCATATGGTCGCTTCATCAGGGTTATGTGTAAATCTGGAccacccatcaagtgggcccaatcatggatggccatttttctttaaaaaatcacCTAGTAAACGATCTTACCCTAAATTTTATTCAATTTTCAGCACTGAATGTTGGCCAATAGCTAGTCTTTTTTACCACCTTTGTTTTAAAGGCCGTTGATCCGATTGATAGGATCATCCATTTTATGagtatctttcaaaaaatttCCCTCCCCTAATAGGTCCCACTAGATGGAAGGTCCTGATCTATGGATTGACCTGCCACACGTGCCGTGGAGAGAGAACTCTACTGTATTTGCCTTACAGTATCATCTCACGGGATTCTTTCGGTCTATCCTTTTATGAACGGCACACGTGTATGAGATCCAGGCACTTCATCTGGCTGGTCCCTGTACCACAACAAAAACTCATCTGGATCGAATAATCCTAACCAATCCAATTAGAGTAGTTCGAAATGGACGGCCTGAATTTCATACATGAGTAGTACGTGCACTGGATCGCTGGGCGTGCAAAATGGACGGTCTGAATTTCATACATGAGTAGTACGTGCACTAGGATCAGTCCCAACCAAAACCTTGATTGGTGCACGGCATAGAACTGGATCCAACCACttggatgggccatgtcccaaaaTTGCATCCATTGGATCTTCATAACCATTTGATCCATCGCCAAATAAAACTTTAAATCATCCGTACAAACAAAAGCATTTTGATCAAACGGTTATAAACAGCCCATCCATGCAAATTTTGTCCACTTATCCATCCGTTAGGTGGCCCATCAGTTCATCGGTCCAAATTAATCATTATGACTCATTCCTAGAAAGAGGGATGATTTTCGGTTGCATCAATTGCATAGTCATGCATGACGTACTATACAATGCTTGCACTCATGAAAGTTTATAAAGAACGATTGGGGTGTCCAATTCGACTAGTGGGctatggtttagtgatccaaacgaTCAGTATTAAGTTATTATAAAGTATTTCAtggttaaattttaaataaaatatttgacTATTGATCATATGAAATAATGACTTTATCTTTGACTTTATAAAGATGATAAAAATTTTATATTAGACAAGTTTCAAAATACTTATTACGTCGGTGATAATAATCTAGTCAGTCCAATGGTGGACCATCCATAGACATTTAATATGAACCACCTATTTGATAGATCGAAACCATTCAAATGCCATAgataatttttttcatatttatatAGGAGCAAAATGAGAATTTTTTAAATCTTATTTACAAAGTCAATGACCAAAATATTATTTTGCGTGATAAACTATCAATTTTTACAATCAATGGTACTTATGACACCTTAAACACACAGCTATAATTGAAGTCAATCACAGAATGTTTTATGATTgtatattaaagaaaaaaaaaaaggagttatTTGACAATAACGAAAAAGGGATGGTGGGACACAGGTTCCTTAAAGactcaaaaaaatgaaattttttgatACTCTAGAATGGCATGATAGTTGATAAACATTcactaagaaattgtacatgtgtcatacaagtaactcaaattgTGAGGCCTGACTTAGATGGATCATAATCGAGTTACAAGTTTCCATGAATCAAGGGTTAAGATTGCTCACCCAATCTAATTTTGAGATTAGGACCTATCTACAGTGGAACCCACAAATTGAGTGGTagaatttgagttaatgtacgcAACGTGCATGATTTCCTAGTGGCTGCATGTCAAGCATCACACACTGGCAGAATATCAAATAACCCACTGTAAAGAAGTAGGAAATAGAAGAAACTGCCTCAACTAGCACTGAGTTGTAGCCTTGCAGGTAATTCCACATAAAAAATCAATTCGCATTTTAAAAGCTAAACATATATGGCTTGAAATTTTGAAAGGATGTTAATAGCTTAGGTTGTATTTAGTTGTACTGTGGATAGTTCTAAAATTCAGTGACTTGGTATGATCATGATCAACCTGATTTGAAGAAATCTTGAGCTGAATCATTAGAAAACTCTCTTGCAAGTGCGATTAGATCAATTGGGTCATTACtcatgccttggtggtagacttacaagagttttAACACGAGGTCATGAGTTCGTGATGCTGGACAATTAATCAattgctttaaaagctcaaactgatagagcattgCGAATTAATCTTTTTATCTCACAACCTAGGCTTCACATTGCATGGGTTAAGACTTCAGCCGAAATCCCCTCGTGTGCCGTATATCACATGGGTTACGCCTCACACGAACTACACATCTCACATAGGCCACCCACCCTGAATGTACCACTGCATCTCACAAGCAACCCCATTCGAACCCTGGTTCCTGTAACCTGAAGAATtggaagatgggccccacatgtcctTGATAATTTTACATCACATGGGAAAGATACAATTGAGGCACGCTTAAATGAAGCGACTCTGCATCATTTTCTCATGATGCGAGGCCGAATGTGACCGAGCCGACTGCCTTTTGGGACGCAATCACTACGTATGGAAGTTTCAAACAATGTAATGAATAAaatgataaaggaaaaaaaaattccctTGTGCATGAATGTGGAAAGTGGGTAAAAGCTACTAGAAAATCATCTCTTCaaacatttcccatatatataggTGTGTCGTTATCATCTATAGCTTTTCTAATGAATAAAATGTCAtgaataaatatttatttttgttcTAAATATATTTCATTGAATTATAAAataccaagttgagtcgagcaaaAGATTCAGTCGAGTCACTGAGTCAGACAACGAGTTGAGTTTTTAGGGTTTCGAACCATGTTTAAGAAGGCAGTTGGGGAGATTGATTTACACTTGAAACTCACGATCTACTTGTTTCATGCCCCATATGAAATATCATTGTTGGTAAGGTGGAGAAGCAAGTGACCGTTGAATGCGTATACGTTTTTCTCACCAAATAGCACCTTTTCAATGCTGATGTGGCTGCAAAAGCAGTTCCACCAGAAATATGATTTGTGTGAccctccaaacacaccctaaacaggaggaaaaaaaaaaaaaaaaaaaactccttagGAATGTCCCCTAAACTGACCTGAGCCATGTGAAAACTGAAAACAAGCCGGTTATTGAAATAAACAGAGATTGAGAGCATTGAACACCTGACCAATGCAATGAAACAGTATCCTATACGtcactccactcgagcccggttctgatgcaagacaactaactgcttgctctaaaagcttgaattgatagagcatgacgaatcaatccctttatctcatagctcaagcCTCATGTCTCATGAGTTAggttctctaaaagctcgaactgatagagcatggtgaatcagtTCATTTATTTTATAGTCGAGGCTCCATATATCTTGGGTTAGGTTCTCGGGTAAAccattcgtgggccccacttcacatgatccactcgcctcacacaggccgcccatcCTGAACGTACCCTTTCATCCCATAAGCCACCCCATTCAAACTTGGTGTAAAAATGTCCCTACATTGTGTTCTCTTCAACCATGCAATGGGGTTGCTAagccgggagtggattaggtacagccccagcctcatccaagacagtgcagcccttaccatggggcccaccttgatgcatgtattctatattcaagctgcccatctttctttcttttttttttttttaaacacacgcacacaaacCCCCACACagtcacgctggtggaatttcaccacctatgggtgctcgaacccttgaccaggtgttgaaagtcctgagagtctaccaccggggtAAGAGTAAGAACCCAGGctgcccatctgttttgccagacaTTTTtggaaatgaagcagattcaaatatcaggtggaccatgcataggaaacagtggcgagATTGAACTCCctatcattaaaagcttcctaggggcTGCTGGAAACGGTTTCTGTGGTGcgtatcttccatccaacctgttgataaggtcacataaacctggatgaaggaatgcaacaaatatcatcttgattcaaaacttttgtagccctttaatggtcactcaccactgtttcctatggtatggtccacttgacaattggatctacttcttttttgtgctcatgccctaaaatgatctgaaaaaaacagacatggatatagaatacatgcatcaaggtgggccccacggttagggccgCACTGTCTCAGGTGATGCCGGGATGCACCTAATCTGACTCTGATCCACCAATGATGCAATGTTAGAATCATCAACTCTCCCTAGGCAAAACAGACCTCTCATTTGGGAATCATTAATCCTCTTCTTAATCTCGATTTAAACAGTTCAAAAGTAAATTTGCAAAACAAATaactaataatatatatatatatatatatatatatatatatatatatatatatatatatatatatatatatagatatatgaaATCAAGCCGATTTGAGGATTGATTAACAAGTTAATATGGAAATTACCCTCGAACTGATCAAAAGAGCCTAATGGCCATTGATCCAACAGTCAGGAAACAGGGTGCCAAAAACACAAAACTTCTTTATTTGAAATTTGAATGACCCATGACATGGGTTTCAGCTTGCCacattctatttttccttttcatggcATTTTTATTCATGACAGAAGCTAGAAATGcaatgacaaccttatttcatatgCTAAAAAAACACTATTACTAAAAGCTTTAACAAGGAAATGTTTGAAGAGCTGATTCTCGCCCCTCTTACAAAAATCTCACATTCATCCATGtgtactttattttttttcccctcttttttTGGGGTCATATTTCTCCTCACATTTCTTTGAATCTCCCATACGGAGCAATACTGTTCCCATAGACAACAGGTCCAGTCACATCTGACCTTACATTGCGAGGAAGATGCTGAAGAGTCACTTCATTCAAGTGCGCCTCAATTGCATCTTTCCCGTCGGATCTTAAAATGTCGAGAAAACTAAAATTTCCAAGTGGGTTTGTCCGTCCTGCATCTAAGCCATGAGGCCCGGTTTCAGACACCCCCCAGAGTAGGGAGTCAGGGCCACATTCCAGGTTCCTCATTCTCTTGTTCACACCAGCAGGATGACTCTCCATGGACAATCTAGCCGGGCTTTCGTTGGATGTCAAGCAGCTTTCAGTCGAACAATCAGCCCGATGGGTTGGCGGCTGATTAGGAAGCTCCTCTGTAGGACCACGGGCTCCGGCACCCTCCATTGGCAACTGATGAAAAGAGGACAAACTAAATGGGTCAAGCGGTGCACTCATCATGGCCTTTATAGCCAGTTCGGAAAGGCCCTGTCCCGATGTATCTGAGCCGTTCGAACCTGCGGATCGTTCAGCGGCCAATTTGCATGCCCTCTCGAACAGGCGGTCCAGGTACCTCGTTTCAGCTTCAATGCAAATCTCCACATGCTTCTTGACCTGACCCAAGGAAGCCTGATTAAAAATTACAATGTGACTCATTGCCTTACTAAGGCTGGTCGAGAGAGTAGGATCTTGatgaatccaggccattcatcacatgggccccacaatttgccATGCCCGTGATATAGGACATATGTATGTGGTCCATTGGCTGATTTAACAATACGTTCTTTTCATATACACGAGGCCCATCCGATGACTGGACAGTCCTGATTTTTGGCCATGGGAGGGCCCACCAAAGAGTTAGAAATTACCTCAAGCTGTTCATGGAGTTTCCGCTGAATTTCCATTTGAGCTCGCAGTGCCTCTTTGACCTCTTGGCCCCTGAATACAGCATCTCGCATCATATAAATGATCTTTGGCATTTGTGTCTAAAAGTATTTTTAACTTTTCACATGTCAGCATGCCCATTTAATGAGTTCTTGTTGAAAGATAGACGTTTCATCTTACTCATTCATGTCAGAAGTCGGCACTCCCGGTGGTGGAGAAGTGCCGTTGCCCTGGCCTTCAGAAATGTAGGAAGCTGTGGCCCCAAGTTACACAAATGCGTGGACAATCCATAGTCAGTAACTGAAAATAAAGGCAAGTTACGCTAGCCCGAGTAGCTCAGAATCAAGTGAACTAAGGATGATAATGGCGGTTGAAATTATTGGTTATAACTCACCTAGTTCTTACAGGTGAGGGGCcattgttcagtgatccagactgttgatctgaggGATTCCTCGAAACCCATCAAATTGGAAATTTCTAGACATCCTATTCTTTTGACCTTTTGTCCTGACTGGTGTTGTATATTTTTTCTTAACTGCCTATTTTAGGCCACTGATTAAGGGTTAAGTTCTTCAAATGTGGGAGTCTCTTGGGGTTCACTCATCCACAGTGGCacatcagatgaacggtctggatgacgAAACCATGGGACCAACTTGTACAGAACAAGTGCATCaggacccaacaatcctctaagAAAATGGATCTCAATATACACTCAAATCAATGAATAAATGGAATGAGTCAAAATGTATATGTGTGCACGCCAAGTATGTAAATCACCGTGAATAGCATGATCATTGGTTACACTAATGTTCAAAACCCTGGATTCTATCTTGAATCAGTCTATGTAACTCTTGAC
Coding sequences:
- the LOC131257755 gene encoding protein PHR1-LIKE 3-like isoform X1, giving the protein MFSGLIQRPEAAIPPQEEIHTPNLRVDPCLVLTADPKPRLRWTADLHDRFVDAVTQLGGPDSTVHLMNWILLAEATPKSIMRMMGVKGLTLFHLKSHLQKYRLGKQSGKDSTEPSKDSSYISEGQGNGTSPPPGVPTSDMNEGQEVKEALRAQMEIQRKLHEQLEASLGQVKKHVEICIEAETRYLDRLFERACKLAAERSAGSNGSDTSGQGLSELAIKAMMSAPLDPFSLSSFHQLPMEGAGARGPTEELPNQPPTHRADCSTESCLTSNESPARLSMESHPAGVNKRMRNLECGPDSLLWGVSETGPHGLDAGRTNPLGNFSFLDILRSDGKDAIEAHLNEVTLQHLPRNVRSDVTGPVVYGNSIAPYGRFKEM
- the LOC131257755 gene encoding protein PHR1-LIKE 3-like isoform X7; amino-acid sequence: MFSGLIQRPEAAIPPQEEIHTPNLRVDPCLVLTADPKPRLRWTADLHDRFVDAVTQLGGPDKATPKSIMRMMGVKGLTLFHLKSHLQKYRLGKQSGKDSTEPSKDSSYISEGQGNGTSPPPGVPTSDMNEGQEVKEALRAQMEIQRKLHEQLEVKKHVEICIEAETRYLDRLFERACKLAAERSAGSNGSDTSGQGLSELAIKAMMSAPLDPFSLSSFHQLPMEGAGARGPTEELPNQPPTHRADCSTESCLTSNESPARLSMESHPAGVNKRMRNLECGPDSLLWGVSETGPHGLDAGRTNPLGNFSFLDILRSDGKDAIEAHLNEVTLQHLPRNVRSDVTGPVVYGNSIAPYGRFKEM
- the LOC131257755 gene encoding protein PHR1-LIKE 2-like isoform X4 — its product is MNWILLAEATPKSIMRMMGVKGLTLFHLKSHLQKYRLGKQSGKDSTEPSKDSSYISEGQGNGTSPPPGVPTSDMNEGQEVKEALRAQMEIQRKLHEQLEASLGQVKKHVEICIEAETRYLDRLFERACKLAAERSAGSNGSDTSGQGLSELAIKAMMSAPLDPFSLSSFHQLPMEGAGARGPTEELPNQPPTHRADCSTESCLTSNESPARLSMESHPAGVNKRMRNLECGPDSLLWGVSETGPHGLDAGRTNPLGNFSFLDILRSDGKDAIEAHLNEVTLQHLPRNVRSDVTGPVVYGNSIAPYGRFKEM
- the LOC131257755 gene encoding protein PHR1-LIKE 3-like isoform X2: MFSGLIQRPEAAIPPQEEIHTPNLRVDPCLVLTADPKPRLRWTADLHDRFVDAVTQLGGPDSTVHLMNWILLAEATPKSIMRMMGVKGLTLFHLKSHLQKYRLGKQSGKDSTEPSKDSSYISEGQGNGTSPPPGVPTSDMNEGQEVKEALRAQMEIQRKLHEQLEVKKHVEICIEAETRYLDRLFERACKLAAERSAGSNGSDTSGQGLSELAIKAMMSAPLDPFSLSSFHQLPMEGAGARGPTEELPNQPPTHRADCSTESCLTSNESPARLSMESHPAGVNKRMRNLECGPDSLLWGVSETGPHGLDAGRTNPLGNFSFLDILRSDGKDAIEAHLNEVTLQHLPRNVRSDVTGPVVYGNSIAPYGRFKEM
- the LOC131257755 gene encoding protein PHR1-LIKE 3-like isoform X3 — its product is MFSGLIQRPEAAIPPQEEIHTPNLRVDPCLVLTADPKPRLRWTADLHDRFVDAVTQLGGPDKATPKSIMRMMGVKGLTLFHLKSHLQKYRLGKQSGKDSTEPSKDSSYISEGQGNGTSPPPGVPTSDMNEGQEVKEALRAQMEIQRKLHEQLEASLGQVKKHVEICIEAETRYLDRLFERACKLAAERSAGSNGSDTSGQGLSELAIKAMMSAPLDPFSLSSFHQLPMEGAGARGPTEELPNQPPTHRADCSTESCLTSNESPARLSMESHPAGVNKRMRNLECGPDSLLWGVSETGPHGLDAGRTNPLGNFSFLDILRSDGKDAIEAHLNEVTLQHLPRNVRSDVTGPVVYGNSIAPYGRFKEM